In Anomaloglossus baeobatrachus isolate aAnoBae1 chromosome 2, aAnoBae1.hap1, whole genome shotgun sequence, the DNA window acagacacgtgtgttttctccggtgcgtgtcacacagatcacctttgtgtggtccgtttgcgagccgtgtgacacccgtgatgccggaggaaaACAGACATGtccacgtgtggagcacacgggcacacatatgctccacacacacacatggtccataGCAAAACGCACATGGGAGTgaaggcccattgattttaatgggtctacgtgtgcccgggtctccggtatgtgaggaaccggaccaaacacgtatcggagacaaggacgtgtgaaagaggccttaggccgctgtgccacttgcgattgcctcgcgtgtatctcgcgtgagtctcgcggtgcatcacctgtTACGGGCTCACACTCTGCTCGCAGGAACGGGTCGGTtgaatgcatctctatgcagctgagacgctcctgtgagcagagtgtgagcccGTAacaggtgatgcaccgcgagactcacgcgaaatacacgcgaggcaatcgcaagtggcacagcggccttagggctcatgcgcacgtaactgctgaatattctgcagcgatttgacagcacaggtgcgcttcaaatcgctgcagaaacactgcataatggatgctgcccccaccatagacagagtgggagctacatccatagcgcacaaattaattgatatgctcattttatgaatacacggatttgggtcaaaattttagcacccaaatcgctgcgttcataaaagcaatgtgcgcacgaatcatgcacaatcttcatagattgtgcaggggatgcaggacgcatgcatttacactgcagtgctatacacagcataaatgcatgcaattacgcaatgtgcgcatgagccctaagtctTAAATCTCATACGCTTTTCATACGCTCCCCATAGGTTAGTATTAGTAGGAAAAGCAGAGGATGCTAATTGTGGAGGCAGAACTATGCCCGCTGCAGTTGGCCACACCAAAGGTGCACTAAGGTCCCTCATTTAATTATTTATAGAATATTTTTTTATGGAAAACTAAAGTAGTGAAATCTACACAAGCAAGATTTTTATAGTATCTAAGTCTCCTGTATGAGTGTATGGTTTATTTTTGGGAtttgggggtgacagactcccACTGAGGTGACGTTCCTACAATGAGTATTTAGTGCATTTTTGACTCTGTGTATTTCTGCTGcaccaacaacaaagttcctgcatACAAGATGAGATTTATAGGGCgcgtctgtccctttaatgtgagCTTGGATCGTTCAGCGCACACGTCCGATGATCTGCCATCATCATTGGcactcttgtgacttgattgtgGAATTGTGGAGTACCGACGGGTCATCATGGCAGccggaggtcagctgatgacccctgtcagtgTCATGATGTAGTTCCCGAGCGCCGGCCTtcgcaggagatcagcatttctgctgcacAGAGCGATGCTGTGAACACCGGATTTGAGCTGACATTCATAGGATATGATGATTTCAGCTATACAGTGCAGTGCTCAGGCACCGCTATGTACAGCACAAGGTGATCGGACTACATaagcttcaaagggaacctgtcagcagaaattttgcactaaacctaaaagatacccctctgcagctcctgggctgcattctagcaagagtcctgttgttattgtgcccccttttagtccaaaataaatactttataaagtggtaccttttcgtatgcaaatcttgttaatcgtacacgggggcggctgtctggtgtccgttattctgcctcttgCTGCTttccgccgtcccccattgctcaattTTATACCTCAGGACACCGCCCAGTGTGCCCGAGGtctcttaccaagatgggaaagaggtgacgtggggtcatctggccagcgcttgcgcagaacggtggaggcagaggggaaagcgcaggcacgagattatgggtgggtacttggtgatgaaaatcacagcgccgcccataatctcatacctgcacaacacgtcaccagcggtcacactgtgcacagtcccgctacagtggtacggcgcatgcgcgagacctcggcgcactgggcggcgtcctgaggtatgtaattGAGAGATGGGGGACGGCGGAAagaagcaggaggcagaataacggacaccagacagcccgcccctgtgtacgattaacaagatttgcatacgaaaaggtaccactttataaagtctttattttggactaaaagggggcacaataacaacaggaaccttgctagaatgcagcccaggatctgcagagggggaatcttttaggtttagtgcaaaattcctgctgacaggttccctttaagtcccctaaggctatgtgcacacgttgcgttctggtttgacaacaaaactgcagtcttttgacaactgtaaacactttgacaaaaaaaatgcatccaaaatgcatttaaGATTCGTTTTACGTGCGTTTTCATTGCGAAGATTTCAGAttgagaagtcaatgggtggaaaatgcaatcaACACGtagtgaagaagtgacatgctgctttattTTAGGCAATGATTTTGACAAATATGTTTCAcacaaaacgctgccaaaaaaaaaagcaacgtgcggatagaattttctgacttctcataaactttgctggggaagcaaaacgcatgcattttctcaatgacatgctgcagtttaaaacacaaccaaaaagcaagtaaaaagctcacgtgcgcacatggcctaaagggatTAGTAAAAacaagaagtttaaaaaaaaatttaaaattgtcGATTTTAGAAAAGGCCGATctattaaatataaaataaattaatctgatcagtaaagggcatagtgagaaaaaaaaataaaaacaacagaattccgggggggggggtgttttgttCACCCCAACGTTGCATTAAAAAGCAAtatcaggcgatcaaaacatctacATAAAAATAGTGTAatgaaaaacaccagctcaagatgcaataaataagccatcactgaagccCAGATCCAgaaaagtgagaacgctacgggtctccaaaaatggcgacaaaagtgctactttttttttttttccagaaatttcagattttttcccgCACTTACATAAcattaaatctatacatgtttggtgtctacaaactcgtactgacctggagactcatatggccaggtcagttttaccgtatagtgaccatagtaaataaaaaacccataaaaaacaatccttcacttttttttttgcaatttcactgcacttggaaaaaTTTTTTACCGGTTTTgagtacactatatggaaaaatgaatggtgacgttcaaaagtacaacgcatcccgcaaaaaacaagccctcgtgtggctatattgatgggaaaataaaaaagttatggctcttggaagaaagagaggaaaaataaaattgaaaaatggcagggggtgaaggggttaaagcatgatGCACCAACAAGTAACAAAacgtgataaaaaaacgcatagaaAAAAAGGTAATGatagggaaaatctgcacataaaactcagggaACCAAGACAAATGGACTTGTACTGTAGGTTTGGAATAGGTCAGGAAAAGCCAAGCAAAAAAGGAATCGCAGAGGGCAGGAAATGACACCCAATGGGCTGCTAGCAGTGAAAATACCGCAGCGGCAGAAACGCCTGGTGAGAACCGAATCCAAACACGGTGGAGATTGCcgcgctgtgattggctgtgtgtagaTTACcgcgctgtgattggctgtgtgtagaGTACcgcgctgtgattggctgtgtgtagaTTACcgcgctgtgattggctgtgtgtagaGTACcgcgctgtgattggctgtgtgtagaTTACcgcgctgtgattggctgtgtgtagaTTACcgcgctgtgattggctgtgccgcGGCTGCTCTCGGGCGCCCCCAGTGTGCGCGGTGGTGCCTGCAGCCCGTACAGACCTGTAGCTGGTAATTAGGGTGATTAGCGGGTGTGGCGGCAGCTGGTGCGGGCAGGATAAGGCTGGGGCGCCGGGCTGCCGGTGCAGGCGCTATGGCGGGGTTCATGTGCGCACCGTACAACACCTACGGCAGTCAGTTCGGACAGACCCCTCCCGGGCCGGCCCCCGGGAATAAGCCGACCACATGGAAGACGAGCAAGAGCTCCGAGGCCGCCgactccctggacagcttccagcgGGCCCAGCTCAAGGCCATCCTGTCCCAGGTGAACCCCGGCCTCACCCCGCGGCTCCGCAGGGCCAATACCAAGGAGGTGGGGGTGCAGGTGAACCCGAGGGTGGACGCCGGGGTGCAGTGCTCTCTAGGACCCCGCACCCTGCGCAGACCTGCCCCGCCTCCCCCTAACCACGCCATCAAATCGGTGCCCGACCCCGTGCGATTCACTCGGCCGGTGGCTGTGTACTCGCCGGTGGTGGATCGCAGGGTCTTCTCCCTCCCCCAGAGTGGACGGGTTCCCGAGAAAAGCTTGTCCCTGCCCGACTACGAGGTCACCGATCACAGGCCAGACGATCGGGAGAAATCGGCCGAGCAGGTGGAGGAAGAGATCCGGGAGAACATCGCTCCTGCCCTGGAGACCGAGCCGAGCGCGGAGGGGAAGAAATCTGTGTTCCAGGTACAGCCCCGGGTGTGATCTCTGTA includes these proteins:
- the ZAR1L gene encoding protein ZAR1-like, which gives rise to MAGFMCAPYNTYGSQFGQTPPGPAPGNKPTTWKTSKSSEAADSLDSFQRAQLKAILSQVNPGLTPRLRRANTKEVGVQVNPRVDAGVQCSLGPRTLRRPAPPPPNHAIKSVPDPVRFTRPVAVYSPVVDRRVFSLPQSGRVPEKSLSLPDYEVTDHRPDDREKSAEQVEEEIRENIAPALETEPSAEGKKSVFQFLEQKYGYFHCKDCKTRWESAYVWCISGSNKVYFKQLCRKCQKGFNPYRVEAIQCQICSKTRCSCPQKKRHIDLKRPHRQELCGRCKNKKLSCDNTYSFKYIV